One Synechococcus sp. PROS-9-1 DNA window includes the following coding sequences:
- a CDS encoding esterase-like activity of phytase family protein, whose product MHSVDATVAPRNLISMDLPLPCPLQAGWELVRTIELPRTLADGLPLGGFSAAAYQQKHDRLWLLSDAPTGHLVPWGGLAKLLKGKHDTLRPGRRVLVRGGDGQPLPKGFDGEGLVIEGGQAWIASEGRRSLERPARLIRIDLGSGRLEKELPLPQGWLATPGKGLGSNKGPESLTALGPGDLLLAAEAPLLQNQAGEGISLMRRRPGEAIRSTGALDPGALGRHDGVTELLALPTRQLLMSLKRGFNPPDEWTARLQLFALPDPQGPPVQPIIGWDLLDAGLPPDNWEAMALGPELSDGRQTLVLASDDNFNPLQSSWVAVLTPRRTAACTD is encoded by the coding sequence GTGCACTCCGTTGATGCAACGGTTGCGCCTCGCAACTTGATTTCTATGGACCTGCCACTGCCCTGTCCGCTCCAGGCTGGCTGGGAGTTGGTGCGGACGATTGAGCTGCCCAGGACCCTCGCCGATGGCCTGCCCCTGGGTGGTTTCTCTGCTGCGGCATACCAACAGAAGCATGATCGCCTCTGGCTGCTCAGCGATGCACCCACCGGGCATCTGGTGCCGTGGGGGGGACTGGCCAAGCTGCTCAAGGGCAAACATGACACACTCCGACCTGGCCGCAGAGTGCTGGTAAGGGGAGGTGATGGCCAGCCGCTGCCGAAGGGCTTCGATGGGGAGGGTTTGGTGATTGAGGGCGGGCAGGCCTGGATCGCCAGTGAAGGTCGCCGCTCGTTGGAACGCCCGGCCCGGTTGATCCGCATCGATCTAGGCAGCGGCCGGCTGGAGAAGGAGCTGCCGTTGCCCCAGGGCTGGCTCGCCACCCCGGGGAAGGGCCTTGGCTCCAACAAAGGCCCGGAATCACTGACGGCCCTTGGACCAGGGGATCTGTTGCTGGCAGCGGAGGCGCCGTTGCTGCAGAACCAAGCTGGGGAAGGGATCAGCCTGATGCGCCGCCGTCCTGGGGAGGCAATCCGATCCACCGGGGCACTCGATCCGGGTGCCTTAGGGCGCCATGACGGAGTGACGGAGCTGCTAGCCCTGCCAACTCGACAGCTGCTGATGAGCCTGAAACGAGGGTTTAATCCGCCTGATGAATGGACGGCCCGCCTTCAGTTGTTTGCCTTACCTGACCCGCAAGGTCCACCGGTGCAGCCGATCATTGGCTGGGATCTGCTGGACGCAGGTTTGCCTCCGGACAACTGGGAGGCCATGGCGCTGGGCCCCGAGCTGTCGGATGGACGACAGACACTGGTATTAGCCAGTGATGACAACTTCAATCCGCTTCAGTCAAGCTGGGTAGCGGTGTTGACTCCACGCCGCACCGCCGCTTGCACTGATTGA
- the pstS gene encoding phosphate ABC transporter substrate-binding protein PstS, with product MNSFKKLSIATILVAFGAGVSTHAAPRLTGAGASFPAKIYTRWLADLANSGGPQVNYQSVGSGSGRRQFMANTVDFGASDDPMKKKDMAKVTRGVVQIPMVGGTIAFGYNKPGCDVKLTQTQAVRIAIGKLTNWKDLGCAAGTITWVHRSDGSGTTKAFTNSMQAFSPEWTLGTGKSVKWPGKNAVGGKGNEGVAAVIKNKVGAIGYVNQSYIKGKVVAAALQNKSGEYLKPSVIAGAKALNGITLDKDLAGKNPNPTARGAYPIATLTWILAYKTGNGAKTQTVQDTLNYMLSSKAQNVAPSLGFVPLKGNILAKSKAAVKMIGK from the coding sequence ATGAACTCATTTAAGAAGCTTTCAATTGCCACTATTTTGGTTGCATTTGGAGCTGGAGTCTCTACACATGCAGCTCCTCGCCTTACAGGAGCTGGCGCTTCATTCCCAGCCAAGATTTACACCCGCTGGCTTGCAGACCTAGCTAACTCAGGTGGCCCACAGGTCAATTACCAATCCGTTGGTTCAGGGTCTGGTCGCCGTCAGTTCATGGCAAACACAGTTGATTTCGGTGCATCGGACGATCCGATGAAAAAGAAGGACATGGCCAAGGTGACCCGCGGCGTGGTCCAAATTCCTATGGTTGGTGGCACGATTGCGTTCGGCTACAACAAGCCAGGCTGCGACGTGAAACTGACTCAAACTCAGGCCGTGCGCATTGCAATTGGCAAGCTCACCAATTGGAAGGATCTTGGTTGTGCCGCTGGCACGATTACTTGGGTGCATCGCTCAGACGGCTCTGGCACCACCAAGGCTTTCACCAATTCCATGCAGGCTTTTTCTCCTGAATGGACCTTAGGAACTGGTAAGTCTGTGAAGTGGCCTGGTAAGAATGCTGTAGGCGGCAAAGGTAACGAAGGTGTTGCAGCCGTCATTAAAAATAAAGTTGGAGCAATCGGTTATGTCAACCAGTCCTATATCAAGGGCAAAGTTGTAGCCGCAGCACTTCAGAACAAATCTGGTGAGTACCTGAAGCCCTCAGTTATTGCTGGCGCCAAGGCACTCAATGGGATCACCCTCGATAAGGACTTAGCAGGTAAGAACCCCAATCCAACTGCAAGAGGTGCTTACCCCATTGCAACCTTGACATGGATCCTGGCTTACAAGACTGGGAATGGTGCTAAGACCCAGACTGTTCAAGACACCTTGAACTACATGCTGAGCAGCAAAGCTCAGAATGTTGCTCCCTCACTTGGCTTTGTTCCACTGAAGGGCAACATCCTGGCCAAGTCCAAAGCAGCCGTAAAAATGATCGGCAAATAA
- the chrA gene encoding chromate efflux transporter, translated as MSALLEVFLQFFALGCTSFGGPVAHLGYFYERFVQRERWLTADAYTDLVALCQLLPGPSSSQVGMGIGLIRAGWLGGLAAWVGFTLPSAVLMVLAAALLSSQARWFGDGWIHGLLVAAVAVVAQAVLSLQKKLAPDRERATLMALSAVLVLIVPHAWAQLLALFIGGLAGLLVLTPPEHASLQSERLAVPLRRSLALVLLGFLLVLLLALPWLSAADRPLVIQQLSGFLRTGALVFGGGHVVLPLLEQSLVPHGWIGLDQFLAGYGFAQALPGPMFSFAAFLGFDLQAGLHGIGGAMAALIALFAPAFLLIGGILPFWSDLGRLSSMRRALRGVNAAVVGILLATLYQPLWQVGIVGGEEFCLVMVAFVLLVGWQQPAWRVVIFCAAMGRVFLSH; from the coding sequence ATGTCTGCCTTACTGGAGGTATTCCTTCAGTTTTTTGCCTTGGGCTGCACATCCTTTGGAGGTCCTGTTGCCCACCTTGGCTACTTCTATGAGCGCTTTGTGCAGCGCGAACGGTGGCTCACGGCAGATGCCTACACCGATCTCGTCGCGCTGTGTCAATTGCTACCAGGACCATCGAGTTCCCAGGTGGGGATGGGTATTGGCTTGATCAGGGCTGGATGGCTGGGAGGTCTAGCAGCCTGGGTTGGCTTCACTCTGCCGTCTGCAGTGTTGATGGTCTTAGCCGCAGCCTTGCTCTCGTCTCAAGCGCGCTGGTTCGGCGATGGCTGGATCCACGGCCTTCTGGTGGCTGCAGTGGCTGTCGTGGCCCAGGCAGTTCTGTCACTCCAGAAGAAACTCGCCCCAGATCGGGAGCGGGCCACCTTGATGGCTTTGTCTGCCGTTCTTGTTCTGATCGTCCCTCATGCCTGGGCGCAACTACTGGCCTTATTCATTGGCGGGCTGGCAGGCCTTTTGGTCCTCACACCACCAGAACACGCGTCATTGCAGTCGGAGCGACTTGCCGTTCCGCTCAGGCGGTCGCTTGCTTTGGTGTTGTTGGGGTTTCTGTTGGTGTTATTGCTGGCTCTGCCTTGGCTTTCGGCGGCGGATAGGCCACTCGTTATTCAACAGCTCAGTGGATTTCTAAGGACCGGTGCGTTGGTCTTCGGGGGTGGGCACGTGGTGCTGCCCCTCTTGGAGCAGTCCCTTGTTCCCCACGGTTGGATCGGGCTAGATCAATTTTTAGCGGGGTATGGGTTTGCACAAGCCTTACCCGGGCCGATGTTCAGCTTTGCTGCATTCCTCGGCTTTGACCTACAGGCGGGGCTTCATGGCATCGGTGGCGCAATGGCGGCACTCATCGCTTTGTTTGCTCCAGCATTTCTATTAATCGGAGGCATCTTGCCCTTCTGGAGTGACCTTGGCCGCCTCTCGTCGATGCGTCGGGCTTTAAGGGGGGTCAATGCAGCGGTGGTTGGAATTCTGCTGGCCACGCTGTATCAGCCGCTTTGGCAGGTGGGGATCGTTGGCGGCGAAGAGTTTTGCTTGGTGATGGTTGCTTTTGTGTTGTTGGTGGGATGGCAACAACCCGCCTGGCGAGTGGTGATCTTTTGTGCCGCGATGGGACGTGTGTTTTTAAGCCATTAG